The Syntrophobacterales bacterium genome contains the following window.
CCAGGAACGCGTTCCGGCTGATCTTTCTCCCACCGGAAGCGCGAGGACCACAGAACGATACGGAGTCAATCTCGGCATTACTTCCTGGGAAATCGATTTCTTCGGCCGCATCCGTAGCCTGAAGGACCGTGCGCTGGAAGAGTACCTCGCCACGGATGAGGCCCGCGGTAGCGCACAGATTTTGTTGGTGTCCACGGTAGCACAGGCGTATCTCGCCCTGGCAGCCGATCGGGAAGCCCTCAAACTGGTGGCCTCCACCCTGAAAACGCAGGAGGCCTCCTACCAATTGATCCGGAAAAGTTATGACGTCGGGCTCGCGTCCAAATTGGATCTCGGTCGGGCGCAAAGCCAGGTGGATGCGGCCAGGGGAGATGTCGCCCGCTATACCCAACAGGCGGCGCAAGATGAAAACGCCTTGAATCTTCTGGTCGGATCTCCTCTGCCGCCAGCACTCCTGCCTGCGGAGTTGGGCAGCGTTAGCCCCCCCAAAGAGATCTCTCCCGGCCTCTCCTCCGAACGGCTCCTGCGCCGGCCGGATGTGCTTGCTGCGGAACATCGGCTCAAAGCGGCGAACGCCAATATCGGCGCTGCCCGTGCGGCTTTCTTTCCCCGCATCTCCCTGACGACCGCTGTCGGCACCGCAAGCGCCGATCTGTCCGGTCTCTTCCAATCCGGCTCGGGCACGTGGAGCTTTGCGCCGCTGATGGCCATTCCGATTTTTGATGCCCGTACCTGGTCGGCCTACGCGGTCACAAAAGTGGAAAGGGAAATATCCGTGGCCCAGTACGAAAAGGCGATCCAGGCGGCTTTCAGAGAAGTGGCCGACGCCCTGGCCGTGCGGGGAACGGTGAACCGGCAGATCGCGGCGCAGCAATCGCTGGTAGCCGCCGTTGCGGAAACCTACCGCCTCTCCCAGGCGCGCTATACCAAGGGAATCGACAGCTACCTGGGCGTCCTCGATGCGCAACGTTCCCTCTATGGCGCGCAGCAGGGCCTGATCGCCCTCCGCCTTGCCGGGGTTGCCAACCAGGTCACGCTCTACAGGGTGCTGGGCGGAGGTATGTAGGAAGGAGGTAAACTGACTCTGGCCGATGAAGATGATCTTTCTTGCTCTTGTGGAAAAGAAACTCAGCGGTGTCCGGTTAGGATTTTGCATAGTCGGTTAAGTTTTTGTGTACCATTTTCGTCAGCTTTTGATAAAAAACATGCATTAATATTAAAATAATGCTTGACAAATCAAGCATTTAGTGGGTCTATTTCCATAACTACATGATATTACGGAGGATATTTAATGACCCACACTTTAATTTTCAGAAAACCGGGGAAAACGCGAAGGTCCTACAGCAACCTTATGACACCTGTCAACAACATATTTCCCGACATCACACCTTTAGAGTCGGGATGCAACCGGCCCTTGAAGATGTCTTTTGAGGATCAACTGAACATCTTGGTGTATTTCCATCTGGAAGAACACCACTCAGGGCGTCACCTCCTGCAGGTTCTGAAAGAAGAGGATTTTGCCAGGCAGTGCATTGCTCCCGCCGGCGGCATCGAAAAGAGCAGTTTCTTCGAAGACATCAGCTCACGTGGATTGCAGCAGATGGCGGTTCAGCCATTACAGGCCGTCCGTCATGATCAGCAAAAGCCGCGACGGGGATCTGGTTACCGATATTTTCGGCCGCATGAACTTTCGACCCGTTCGAGGTTCCTCCTCGCACAACGGAAAGCAAGCCCTGACCGCAATGGTGGATGACCTGAGGGATCACTCCTTTGCTGTTCATGTCATGGATGGTCCGAAAGGACCCATAAGCGTCGTGAAACCGGGGTTGATCGTTATGGCGAAACAATCCGGCGCGCCGATCATCCCCGTTTATATCTCCATCAGCAGGGCATGGGTCCTCCACAGTGGGATCGCTGCCTGATTCCCAAGCCGTTCAGCAAAATTGTGATCCGGTGGGACCGACCGATGGCCATCCCTCGAGAAATCGATGAAAAGGCTTTCTAAGAAATCAGGTTGGGGATTGAAAAACAAATGCTGGAAAACCAGAGACATGACGACGACCATTTGGGATGGGAGTATCTTATATAAGCAGTGTCCGGCCTTTCCATTTTCCATGAACCGGGGGATGACATTATAAAATCCGGTCACTTGAAAAGTTGACATGAAATGAAGCCAAAATCGTTTCCTGCGATCGCTTTGATTTTGATCCTTCTTCTCTTGCCACGTCTATCCGTTGCCGGGGACGAAGAAGCGAGGAAGTCTGACACTCTGACCATTTACCTGGAAAACGATCTCTTCGCCTTCGATAATAATGACCACTATTACACCCATGGGACAAAAATCTCTTGGATTTCCCGGGATCTTTCGGACTATCGCGACATTGTGATTGCGCCGTCATGGATGCATCTTTTCATTGAACGGATGCCTTTCGTCAACGATCCTGGAGAGCAGCGCTCGGTTTCTGTCTCATTGGGACAGAACATCTACACACCGGAGGACAAAGAACGGAGCGACCTGATCTTAGACGACCGACCCTATGCCGGGATCACCTATCTTGGACTGGGGCTCCACAGTAAGAGCCAGCGTCAAATGGACACCCTTGAATTTGATTTTGGCATCGTCGGACGCCATTCCTATGCTGAGGATTGCCAGCAGGAGATCCATAACTGGACGGATTCGGGCAAATCCACAGGGTGGTCGCATCAGCTCCATGACGAACTCCTATTGAACCTTTATTTCGAGCGCAAATGGAAAGCATTCAAATCCGGAAGTTCAGGAGGTCTCGGATTTGACTGCATTCCCTACATGGGAGTCGCTGTCGGAAACGCCTACACCGGAGTCAATCTGGGCGGACAGATGCGCTTCGGCTGGAACATCCCGAACGATTTCGGGACCTATCTGATCCGACCGGGATCGGACAGCAGTGCCCCGGTGGACAACGCAGACCCCCGTTTCTTCCGCCCGTTCCATCGTTTCGGCATCCACGTCTTCCTGGCCGTTGACGGAAACGCCGTTGCCCGGAACATCCTGCTCGACGGGAATACCTTTCGGGGCAGCCACAGCGTCGACAAAAAGCCGTTCGTCGCTGATCTGATCGGCGGAATTGGCATGATCATTCATCGATTCAAGATTACCTACGCCTATGTTCACCGAACGAAGGAATTTGATACCCAGAAGGACGAACAGGATTTTGGGGCGATCTCCGGATCGTTCACGTTTTAAATTCGGGGAAATAAAGGTGAATAAAGATGATCAGAAAAACAGTTGGTAGGCCCTTACGGCCATTTACGAAGAGTCGGCTTTTGACTGATCTCTCCAGGGGGTAGCTCTATTGATGCGGGTGCCGGCAATCCTATTTTTCGTTCTGGCCCTCCTGTTCATGCCCCCTCGGCAATCATGAGAGCATTGCCCAGGAGATCCGCATCCTGGGCGGCGTCGTTCAGGAGGATGATTCGCGGGATCGATCCTATTCCTGGGCCGTCCAATATCTGCATGGCCTGAACGAACACTGGGCCGTGAATTTCTCGTGGCTCAACGTAGGCCATTTTCAGCATCATTGCGACGGCCACACCCGGTAGCTCTGGGCGCGCACCAAACCTCTCGGGAAAAGGCTTGCCCTCGCAGCCGGCGTCGGCCCTTATCGATATTACGACACGCAGTCGGCCAGGGAAGGGGCCTCCTACGTGGAGTGCCACTCTGCTGAATCTGAACGGTGAAGTCTTTCCCATGGAAAACGGCTATTGGACCAAGTTTGAGGCGTGGTGGGTGGACACAGAACCGCACATTCCACACGGCATCCGGTATTCCCTGAGTTTTCATGACCGGTACACCCGGATGATTCTGGGATTTGACAACGCCCACGCCATCCGACCGGCAAAGAAAGGTTACACCGCCTGGAAAATCAGTTGGGATCATCGTCACAACCGGGAAAAAGTGCACCGAAACATCCGGCCGGTGGTCGAAGCGACCGACTTCACGATTCAGTTCGGCTTGTACGGTTCTTCTCGTAGCGAACAGGGTGTGAACACCGCAAAAAATTAGGCGAAAACGGGGTCTTTGCGGTAGGTATATATTTAGGTATACATGCAAGTCGCACATTTAAAAACAGTAGTCATTATAATTCGATATATAGCCTATTCAATCCCAGTACCGCCATAAAAATCAAGGGTTTAGCTGCAGCGGTTAACCCCTTGTTCTATCTTGGTGGCGGGTGTTGGTGAGGATATTCTAATTTCAATGGTGAGAAGTGTCTCTTACATTGGTATTTGCAATTATCCAGTAGCTTGAAATAATTAGCTTGTGATATTACGGTATGATCATGCGGTTAATCAAACCCGCTGCAGACGGATGCACCTCGTCGGCAGTCACGGGCTTGATCGTTTGTATGTCCGGGGGCTGCTAATTACGCCGTCGGTTCTCCCGCCCGCGGCAATAAGTCAGCCTTCCGAGCCGCCGCGCAGAAGTGCTGCCAGCCGCTCGTCGAAATCCTTTCCGAGTTCTTCGTGGAGGCTCCGACCATGGGCATCCATCGTGACGATTCCTGGGAAACGGTCCAGCCGTATCTTCCAGAGCGCCTCCGGTAAGCCGAACTCCTTCTTGAATACGTCGAGAACTTCGACAATCGCCCGGGCGTTGGTCACACCGGCCCCGCCTATGCCGTGTACATAGACGGCCCTGTGGGTCTTACAGGCGGCAAGTGTCCGCGGACCCATGCCGCCCTTGCCGATAATGACCCGCAGGCCGAAGGCGGCGATCACCTTGTCTTCATAGATTTCGTCGCGGATGCTTGTCGTCGGTCCGGAAGAGACGATGCTCCATTTCCCCGCATCGTTGCGGAGGATCGGACCGCTGTGGTAAATGGCCCCCCCGCGATAGATCTGCTTCAACTCGTCGAAGATCCGCTGATCTTCCGTCGGCAGGGGTTTCTTCCCTTCGATGAGACGATCTACCAGGTATTTGTGGGCCGCATCCCGGCCTGTCGTTGCAATTCCGGAAATCGCCACGGCGTCGCCGACATGGAGTTCCATTATCTGTTCTTCCGTAATGGGAATGGTCAAATCTCTGCTCATGGCTGCCTCATCCGATAAAACGACAGGATCCGTCGGCTTCAATCCGGATGGCCCGTCGGCGGTTTTCCCAACACATATAAGTCACGGTGACAAAGTAGCACGCGGGCAGCCGGTGGAGTGCGCCGATCTTGACCCCCAGAAGTGTGGCTTTTCCGCCGAGTCCCAGGGGGCCGATCCCCAGGGTGTTGGCCTCCCGGAGAATCAGTTCTTCCAGAGCCGCCAGCGCCGGATCGGGATTCACATCGCCCAGCGGTCGCAGCAACTGGTGCTTCGAATGGAGATAGGCAGAGCCGCGGTCGCCGCCGATGCAGATCCCCAAGATCCCCGGCGGACACCCCTTGCCTTCCGCACGGCGAACTGCGTCCAGTACCACCCGGCGAATCCCCTCCAGATCGCGTCCCGCATTGAGGGCGTCATCGGGTAGGCTGTACTGCCGTCCCACATTCTCGCTGCCGCCGCCCTTGAGGATGAGCGCTACGGAGATGGCCTCATCATCACACTCCTCGAAAAAGACCCCCGGGAATCCGTTACCCACGTTGTTTCCGCTGTTGACGCCGGTTACCGGATCCACGGCGTTGTGCCGTAGAAACAGCTCTTGCGTCGCCCGGGCCACCGCCTTCTCGCACAACCGGCGCATGGCACGCTGGGAGAGCCCCACCGGATGGTTGATGAAAAAGAGCGGCGTCCCCGTGTCCTGGCAGAGCGGCGCCTGTTTTTTCCGGGCCAGGGCCATGTTTTCGAGAAAGGTCGCCAGAACGACCCGCGCTGTTGACTCAGGCGCCTCTTCGTCATACGCCCGCTTCAGGGCCGTCTCCATATCCTCGGGTAGTTCACACGCCGTCCGGCGTACGAGGTCGAAGATCGCTTCGCCGAAGGCGGGTCCGTTCAGTATCTCTGTCCAGTTGCGTTCCACGTTCATCTCTCCATGTTTTGCGGACATTGCCGCAACGGTGGCAGTCATATCCATCCGGTATTGGGGCCGCGCGCGTTTCCCTTTTTCCGTCTGTCCGTCGGTGCAGAGCGTATGCCCACGGCAATTGGTTTCCCGCGCCTGCGTTTGCGCGACCCCTTCGACGGACGGGAGGTCACGCCACCCGGAAACGGCGGATGGTTTCCTCGGGGATCTCCAGACCCAGCCCCGGCTTCTGCGGCGGCATCATCAGGCCGTTTTTAATCTGCACGGGTTCGGAAAACGCGGCGGCCACCCACGGCATGTATTCGATCGAGCCCGTTTCCATAACGCCGCAGGCCACCTGGATCGCGCTTTCCATCATGTGATGAGGCTCCAGAGGCAAATTGGCGACATCGGCCATCGTCGCCACCTTGACCATTTCGGTAATGCCGCCGATCCGGATGATGTCCGGCTGCAGGATGTCCGCCGCCTCGGCCCGCAGATAGGCGGCGAATTCATAACGCGACCCCAGCGTTTCTCCCATCGCGATGGGGATGTCCAGTTCCGCCGCGAGCCGGGCGTGGCCAGGAATATCCTCGCACAAAAGCGGTTCCTCAAACCACGCGATTTCGAGCTGTTCCAGTTCGCGACCGATCCGCACGGCCGTCGGGTAGTCCCATTTCTGGTTCGCGTCAACGGCGATCCAGACCTGGTCACCCAGTGCCTTGCGAACCTCCCGGACCCGCTGGATGTCAGTCCGGTAATCGGGATGACCAATCTTCATCTTGACGCCGAACATCCCCTGGCTCAGGTATTCCTCGAACGCTGCGACCATTTCGGATACGCTCATATAGAGCCATCCGCCGTCGGAGTAATAGACCGGCGCGCTTTCCCGACGGCCGCCCAGCAGCTTGTAAACCGGCAAACCGGCGATCTTCCCCTTGATGTCCCACAGGGCCAGATCGACCGCGGCCTGGGCCTGGGTGACCAGGCCGCGCCTGCCCCCCGTCTGCATTCGCCTGTAGAGCTTGTGCCACAGCCGTTCATGATCGAGGGCATCCTCATCGATCAACAGCGGCGCAAGATCGTCCTTCAGAATGCAGCGAGTGGCGGTGTCGCCGCCCAAAAGGCTCCAGGAGTATCCTACTCCCGTTGTCCCGTCTTCGGTGGTAATGAAGACGACCGGCATGTTGACGTTGCTGACCGGACCGCCCTTTTTCCCGCTGGAGGAGGCTGCCTGCATCGGCCGCGGCAGCGGCATCCGCAGCAATTCGGTTCTTATTTCTGTAATACGCATGGTGTTCTCCTTGCTTTCTCAATCAAAGATATCCCCGGAAGGAATGGGAACCTGCAGCAGGCGGCCGAAGATGTAAACAATCAGAAAGGTAATAATCAGCGCCACGGCCGCCGCCTTGACAATCGTCCGCCAATTCTTTCGTTCCCCGCTGATGTACCAGGCAATGGACGTGAAGCACACCGCACTCGTCAGCGCGAATCCAAGGTAGCGGAGAGATAAAACCCACGCCAACATGATCGCAATGACGACGGCCACGTTACCCCAGCGGTTTCCCTCAGGCTCCGTCTCTTCCTTGTCCTTGATCACTCGGTACCGGGTGAACGACAGGATCAGTGCCAGGATAACGAAAGCCGCCATCAGCAGCATGATCCGGTCGGGAAAGATGCCGCCGAAGGGGGTTGTATAGTCCCGCTGGACCCAAAGCACCGCGATGAATATCAGCATCAGCGCCGATCCCAAGCGATCCCGAAATGTTGCACCCATCGTAAAACCTCCTTGCTAATTTACCGCAGCTACTTCTTGGAAATCCCATTGCCCTGCAGCCGTGTCTTGATCGGTCCGAAGTAGGGCCAGAGAAACGAGAAGAGGGACATCGCGATCAGGATCCAGGAGATCGGGCTGACGAACAGCGCGAACCAGGGGGAGTCGTACGCTTTCCCCGACAGATAGGTCTGGACGAGACCGGTTTCCATAAGCGGACCCAGGATCAGCCCCAGGACAATCGGGGGGCCGGTGAAACCCAGGCGCCGGATGCCAAACCCGATGACTCCAAAAAGCAGCATCAGGATCACATCGAGGAAATTGTTCCGGATCGCGTAGGAGCCGACGATCGTCAGGATCGCGATCCCCGGCACCAGGTATCGGGTTGACAGCGTCGAGACGAACCGGGACAGGAGCCGGCCGCCGTAGATGCCGACCGGGACCATCACGATCGCCGACAGCCCCACCGCCAGCATGAAGGTGTAGGTGATGTCCGCCTGCTGGGAAAAGAGCTCCGGCCCCGGCCGGAGACCCTGGAGCATCAGGACACCGTAGATGATCGCATCCGGCGGCGCCCCGGGGATGCCCAGCGTCACCAGCGGGATCATCCCGCCGCCGACGACGGCGTTATTGGCCGCTTCCGTTGCAACGACCCCGTCGATGATTCCCGTGCCGAACTTCTCCGGGGTCTTGGAGGCCCGCTTCGCCTCGTTGTAGGAGACGAGGTTGGCAATGTTACCTCCGGCCCCCGGCAGGATGCCGACGATCGTGCCAATAATCGAGGAACGGATCAGATTTCCTGGCATGGAGAAAACGTGGCGGGTCGTCTTCCAGAGGACCCCCTTGGTCCGTTTGTATTCGACCCGCTCCTTGTGGGATTCGCCCTGGAGGACCAGGTTGATCAGCTCGGGGATGCAGAAAAGGCCGATCAGGATCACGATGAGTTCCACACCTCCCTGCATCGAGGTCATGCCGAAGGTGTACCGCACGTCGCCGCCAATCGGGGCGATGCCGATCGTGGAGATGAGGACGCCGAAGGCGGCGCCGGTGATCCCCTTCAGAAACGCCCCGGCGGAGAGGCTGGAGATGATCGTGATGCCGAACACCCCCACCCAGAAGTATTCGGCCGGGCCGAATTTCAGTGCGATGTCCGCCAGCGGTGGGCTGAGAAAAATCAGGCAGACGACGCCGAAGAGGCCTCCGATCGCGGAGCCGACCGTGGCCCCGATGATCGCCTCTTCGCCACGGCCCTGCCGGGCCATCGGGTAGCCGTCGAAAGTGGTGCCGATGGAGCTGGGCGTTCCCGGCGTGTTGATCAGAATCGCGCTGAAGGCGCCCCCGTAGATGCAACCCATGTAGATCGCGCCCAGTGTCACGAGTCCCGCGATTGGGCTCATCGAATAGGTGAAGGGGACGAGAAGCGCCACGGCCATCGTCGCCGTCAGTCCCGGCAGCGCGCCCATGGTCATCCCCGCAACCGTCCCGGCGATGACCAGCAGGAAGTTCTGTACCGTAAAGAGATTGTGCAACCCGATCAGGATATATTCAAACATAGACAACCCCCCGTTTCGGCAACGGGCAGACATCGGCTCCGACAGAACCGACGTCCGCCACAAACCGCCGCAATAGAGCTACTTCTTCAGCCGCCCCAAATCCTTCATGATGGCCTCGTATTCGACCATCTTCTTCTTCACCAGGGCCAGTGAGGCCTCGGGTCCCAAGAATTCGGTCTTGAACCCGTTCTGGTCCATCTTCTTCTGCACCTCCGGGTCCTTCATCACCTTCTCGAAGACACTTGCCAGCTTGTTGACTATCTCGTCCGGTGTCCCCGCAGGCGCGGCGACTCCCCGATAGGCCCCTTCGACAACGTCATATCCCAATTCCTTGAAGGTCGGAACATCCTTCAGGACGGCCATCCGCTCTTCGGAGGCGATCGCCAGCGCGCGGAACTTGCCGGCGTACTGAACCCCCATCGTGGAGTAGGTCATCAGCGCCGTCACGTGGCCGCCCAAGAGCGCAGGAACGGCGGAGCCGGTGCCGCCGAAGGGAATGTAGGTCAGCTTGATTCCCGCGGTCTTGTTCAGCATCGCCGTTCCCAAGTCGTTGGCCGTCGAGGAGCCGCTGCCGCCGATGGTCACGACGCCCGCGGGCTGTTTCTTGACGTAGTCTATGAAATCCTTGAGGGTCTTGAATGGACTGTCCTGCCGGACAACCAGCAGATCGGGGGTGCTCTCGAAGAAATAAATGCTCTTGAGGTCCAGGGTATTGTAGCCGGCTTTACCCCTCTCGAGCGGCTGCAGGATGATGTGGGGCAGGTTGTGACCGGCGATGGTGTAGCCGTCGGGTTTGCTGCGGAGCATCTCCGCCCAGCCGATGGAGCCGCCGCCGCCGATCTTGTAAGTGATGACGACGTTCTGGCCGAAGTGCTTCTTCAGCGCCTGCTCCTGGATCCGGGCGGTGATGTCAGACTCTCCGCCGGGATTGAAACTGATGATGTAGGTAAGGGGTTTTTCGGGATACCCCGCTGCACCGACGCTGCCGGTCAGGGCAACCGCGAGCAGCGCAAACAGGACGATACAACCGATGGCAATTTTCTTCATCTCTTTCCTCCTTATAGTGGTTGAAGGTTTAATTTCCCGGATGCGCTGCCCGGAGCAGTCATCCGCGCGTGACCATTTCCTTCCGGCTACGGGCGGCCATGGCGACCATCGGTTCCTGCCCGATACCGGAACATTGATATGCTTCCCCTGCTTCGTGAAAAACTCGTTCTTTGTCTTTACGGACGTCGTCTTGCCGTCATGTGTCAACACGGGCCGTCCCGTCCGCCGGCGAGAGGAGGCCCATCTTCCTTCTGATCATCGGCTTGACACCACCATGCATGAGGATGGCGGATACATATGCAGAAAGAGGCTGAGCCGTGGCAGTAGCGCCGGTTGTCAGATTGATCACCGTACCCACCACCGGATCCACGCTCAACAGATCGTGCCGTTTCACCAGGGAGGCAATGCCGGGACATACCAGCAGCGGCAGCCCCAGATTGATTGCGTTGCGATAGAAGATGCGGGCGAAAGATTCGGCGAGCACCGCCGCAATGCCGGACGCCTTCAGCGCCACTGCGGCATGTTCGCGGCTGGAGCCGCAACCAAAATTTGCGTCGGCAACGATCATGTCTCCCGGTTTGACCTCACGGACAAAGTCGGGGTCAACCCGCTCCAGGGTGTGTTCAGCGACCCGCTCGGGATCGGTAAGGTCGAGGTAGCCGCCGGGATAAATCTGATCCGTGTCGATATTGGCGCCGTAAACGAATGCCTTGCCCCTGATGATTCCAGTCATGCCCGCCCCCCTGATGCAAGCGCTTTGTCCTCACGATTGTTCGCCACCCTTTCTCCTCCTTACTACGTAGGCTGTTATCAGAGCCACTGCCGCTAAAGCAGGTATTGTGCCGGATCGGCGATCTTGCCCTCCAGCGCTGCCGCGGCTACCGAGGCCGGTGAGGCGACGAAGATTTCAGCCGCCGCATCTCCCATACGGCCCGGAAAGTTCCGGCTTGACGCGGTGATGCAGGTTTCGCCTGCGGCCAATACCCCCTGATGCGTTCCCAGGCAGGCGGCGCAGCTCGGGGTAACGAGGGTTGCGCCGGCCTCGACCAACGTTTGAATATACCCTTTTGCCATCGCCTCCAGCAAGACCTTTTTGGAGGCGGGAACAACGACGAAGCGCGTCCGGGAATGGATGCGCTTTCCCTGGAGGATCCGGGCGGCTACGGCAATATCCTCCACCCTGCCGCCGGTACAGGTACCGAGATAGGCCTGGTCGATCGGTCGCCCCAGATATTCGGCGATGTCGGTGACATTGTCCACGCTGTGGGGCGCCGCCACCTGCGGCCGGAGGCCGGTGACGTCGAAGGTATGTTCCGCGGCATAGTCGTAGCCGGGATCGGTGGTCGCCAGGGGAAAAGCCGTATCCCCATGGCTTTGCAGGAAATCGAAGGTAATCCGGTCGGGCTGAATGTAGGCCGTTTTGGCCCCCAGCTCCGTCGTCATGTTGCAGAGGGTCATCCGCTCCGATACACCGAGCCTGTCCAGCAGCGGACCAGTAAACTCAATGGCGCGATAGACGCCGTAATCGGCGCCCAGTGTTCCGATCACCTTGAGGATGATATCCTTCGCGGCAACCCCCTTGCCCGTTACCCCTTCCAGATTAAT
Protein-coding sequences here:
- a CDS encoding fumarate hydratase, with protein sequence MTATVAAMSAKHGEMNVERNWTEILNGPAFGEAIFDLVRRTACELPEDMETALKRAYDEEAPESTARVVLATFLENMALARKKQAPLCQDTGTPLFFINHPVGLSQRAMRRLCEKAVARATQELFLRHNAVDPVTGVNSGNNVGNGFPGVFFEECDDEAISVALILKGGGSENVGRQYSLPDDALNAGRDLEGIRRVVLDAVRRAEGKGCPPGILGICIGGDRGSAYLHSKHQLLRPLGDVNPDPALAALEELILREANTLGIGPLGLGGKATLLGVKIGALHRLPACYFVTVTYMCWENRRRAIRIEADGSCRFIG
- a CDS encoding fumarate hydratase C-terminal domain-containing protein; translation: MSRDLTIPITEEQIMELHVGDAVAISGIATTGRDAAHKYLVDRLIEGKKPLPTEDQRIFDELKQIYRGGAIYHSGPILRNDAGKWSIVSSGPTTSIRDEIYEDKVIAAFGLRVIIGKGGMGPRTLAACKTHRAVYVHGIGGAGVTNARAIVEVLDVFKKEFGLPEALWKIRLDRFPGIVTMDAHGRSLHEELGKDFDERLAALLRGGSEG
- a CDS encoding mandelate racemase/muconate lactonizing enzyme family protein; this translates as MRITEIRTELLRMPLPRPMQAASSSGKKGGPVSNVNMPVVFITTEDGTTGVGYSWSLLGGDTATRCILKDDLAPLLIDEDALDHERLWHKLYRRMQTGGRRGLVTQAQAAVDLALWDIKGKIAGLPVYKLLGGRRESAPVYYSDGGWLYMSVSEMVAAFEEYLSQGMFGVKMKIGHPDYRTDIQRVREVRKALGDQVWIAVDANQKWDYPTAVRIGRELEQLEIAWFEEPLLCEDIPGHARLAAELDIPIAMGETLGSRYEFAAYLRAEAADILQPDIIRIGGITEMVKVATMADVANLPLEPHHMMESAIQVACGVMETGSIEYMPWVAAAFSEPVQIKNGLMMPPQKPGLGLEIPEETIRRFRVA
- a CDS encoding tripartite tricarboxylate transporter permease; translation: MFEYILIGLHNLFTVQNFLLVIAGTVAGMTMGALPGLTATMAVALLVPFTYSMSPIAGLVTLGAIYMGCIYGGAFSAILINTPGTPSSIGTTFDGYPMARQGRGEEAIIGATVGSAIGGLFGVVCLIFLSPPLADIALKFGPAEYFWVGVFGITIISSLSAGAFLKGITGAAFGVLISTIGIAPIGGDVRYTFGMTSMQGGVELIVILIGLFCIPELINLVLQGESHKERVEYKRTKGVLWKTTRHVFSMPGNLIRSSIIGTIVGILPGAGGNIANLVSYNEAKRASKTPEKFGTGIIDGVVATEAANNAVVGGGMIPLVTLGIPGAPPDAIIYGVLMLQGLRPGPELFSQQADITYTFMLAVGLSAIVMVPVGIYGGRLLSRFVSTLSTRYLVPGIAILTIVGSYAIRNNFLDVILMLLFGVIGFGIRRLGFTGPPIVLGLILGPLMETGLVQTYLSGKAYDSPWFALFVSPISWILIAMSLFSFLWPYFGPIKTRLQGNGISKK
- a CDS encoding tripartite tricarboxylate transporter substrate binding protein — protein: MKKIAIGCIVLFALLAVALTGSVGAAGYPEKPLTYIISFNPGGESDITARIQEQALKKHFGQNVVITYKIGGGGSIGWAEMLRSKPDGYTIAGHNLPHIILQPLERGKAGYNTLDLKSIYFFESTPDLLVVRQDSPFKTLKDFIDYVKKQPAGVVTIGGSGSSTANDLGTAMLNKTAGIKLTYIPFGGTGSAVPALLGGHVTALMTYSTMGVQYAGKFRALAIASEERMAVLKDVPTFKELGYDVVEGAYRGVAAPAGTPDEIVNKLASVFEKVMKDPEVQKKMDQNGFKTEFLGPEASLALVKKKMVEYEAIMKDLGRLKK
- a CDS encoding DUF374 domain-containing protein codes for the protein MISKSRDGDLVTDIFGRMNFRPVRGSSSHNGKQALTAMVDDLRDHSFAVHVMDGPKGPISVVKPGLIVMAKQSGAPIIPVYISISRAWVLHSGIAA
- the leuD gene encoding 3-isopropylmalate dehydratase small subunit (catalyzes the isomerization between 2-isopropylmalate and 3-isopropylmalate in leucine biosynthesis) gives rise to the protein MTGIIRGKAFVYGANIDTDQIYPGGYLDLTDPERVAEHTLERVDPDFVREVKPGDMIVADANFGCGSSREHAAVALKASGIAAVLAESFARIFYRNAINLGLPLLVCPGIASLVKRHDLLSVDPVVGTVINLTTGATATAQPLSAYVSAILMHGGVKPMIRRKMGLLSPADGTARVDT
- a CDS encoding tripartite tricarboxylate transporter TctB family protein: MGATFRDRLGSALMLIFIAVLWVQRDYTTPFGGIFPDRIMLLMAAFVILALILSFTRYRVIKDKEETEPEGNRWGNVAVVIAIMLAWVLSLRYLGFALTSAVCFTSIAWYISGERKNWRTIVKAAAVALIITFLIVYIFGRLLQVPIPSGDIFD
- a CDS encoding efflux transporter outer membrane subunit translates to MNINRFLLVGAIIALLGGCTLAPEYTRPAAPVPADWPAGAAYQETKSAASAPMAEGLPWREFFTDERLQKIIETALNNNRDLRLAALNVERARAYYGIQRGELLPSVNTVGSGSQERVPADLSPTGSARTTERYGVNLGITSWEIDFFGRIRSLKDRALEEYLATDEARGSAQILLVSTVAQAYLALAADREALKLVASTLKTQEASYQLIRKSYDVGLASKLDLGRAQSQVDAARGDVARYTQQAAQDENALNLLVGSPLPPALLPAELGSVSPPKEISPGLSSERLLRRPDVLAAEHRLKAANANIGAARAAFFPRISLTTAVGTASADLSGLFQSGSGTWSFAPLMAIPIFDARTWSAYAVTKVEREISVAQYEKAIQAAFREVADALAVRGTVNRQIAAQQSLVAAVAETYRLSQARYTKGIDSYLGVLDAQRSLYGAQQGLIALRLAGVANQVTLYRVLGGGM
- a CDS encoding lipid A deacylase LpxR family protein — translated: MKPKSFPAIALILILLLLPRLSVAGDEEARKSDTLTIYLENDLFAFDNNDHYYTHGTKISWISRDLSDYRDIVIAPSWMHLFIERMPFVNDPGEQRSVSVSLGQNIYTPEDKERSDLILDDRPYAGITYLGLGLHSKSQRQMDTLEFDFGIVGRHSYAEDCQQEIHNWTDSGKSTGWSHQLHDELLLNLYFERKWKAFKSGSSGGLGFDCIPYMGVAVGNAYTGVNLGGQMRFGWNIPNDFGTYLIRPGSDSSAPVDNADPRFFRPFHRFGIHVFLAVDGNAVARNILLDGNTFRGSHSVDKKPFVADLIGGIGMIIHRFKITYAYVHRTKEFDTQKDEQDFGAISGSFTF